AGCGCCACGGCCTGCGCCTGGCCCTCCGGGTTGTCCGTGAGGAGCGCGATCTGCACCTCGGCCTTGTCGGCGGCACGGAACGCGCGGCCCGGGGGGATCTCGTCGGGCACGTTGCGCTGGGTGATGCCGATCATGCCGTACTCGGACTTCTCGTTCAGCTTCAGCACGAGCTTGTCCTCGGTGGAGCCGTTGACCCGGCTGGAGAACAGCGCCCGGTCACCGGTCATCACCAGGTGGATGCCGACGCTCGCGCCGTCCCGGAGCAGGGTCAGCACCGAGTTCAGCAGGTTGCCGGCGTCGTACTCGCCGAGCTGCTTGTCGAAGACCTCCCACCGGTCGATGAACAGCACGATGTGCGGCGGCCGTTCGTCCTCCGGCAGCGCGCGGCGGAGTTCCGGCAGGTCGGCGCTGCCGCGGGCGGCGAGCATCTCCTGGCGCCGGGTCAGCTCCTCCGTCAGCCGGGCGAGCAGCCGGGCCACCCGGTCGGGCTGGGTGCGCTGGGTGATGGCCCCGCAGTGCGGCAGCCCCTCGATGGGCAGCAGCGCGCCGTTGCCGCAGTCGATGCCGTACATGTGCAGCCGGTCCGGCCCATGGGCGAAGGCCAGGGTGCCGGCGATGGTGCGCAGCGTCTGCGACCTGCCCTGCCGGGGCGAGCCGATGATGTGCAGGTGCCCGAGCGTCGCCGGGTCGATCACCAGGGGCAGCCTGGCCTGTTGTGCGGGCAGGTCCACCACGCCGTACGCGACCGGCGGGAGGTCGTAGTCCGAGGGCGGGGGCGGCGGCAGTTCGCCGGTGACCAGGACCTCGGGCAGCGGCGGGAGCCAGGGGCTGTGCTGGGCGGGGATGCCCATCTCCCGGTCCGCCTCGCGGATCGCCGTGACGAGCCCGGTGAGGTCGGTCTCCACCTCGGCGGGCGCGGCCGCGGCGCGGGGCCGCGCCGGAAGCGGCTCGCCGAGCCGCTCCCAGCCGAGCGCCACCGCCCAGGGCGCCGGCAGCGAGGTCGCCGCGGCACCGGGCCGGCGGCCGCCGACCCGTCCGGACTGGAACGGCACCAGGGAGTTCTGCCCCAGGCGCACATAGGCGCGGCCGGGGGTGCCCTGCGAGATCCCGGCGGCCTCCGGGGAGTTGAGGACGTCCGTGCTCTCGCCGGCGTCCGTCACCCGCAGCGCGATGCGCAGGTTGGTGTTGGCGCGGATCTCCGAGGACACGACGCCGCTGGGGCGCTGCGTCGCCAGGATCAGGTGGATACCGAGGCTGCGGCCCCGCTGGGCGATGTTGACCAGGCCCTTCACGAAGTCCGGCAGGTCGCGCACCATCGAGGCGAACTCGTCGATGACGATGAGCAGCCGGGGCATCGGCTCGCGGCCCGCCGGGTTGCGTTCCAGCAGGTCGACGTAGTCCTCGATGTCCTTGGCGCCGGCCGCGGCGAGGATGTGCTCCCGCCGGGTGAGTTCCGCGGTCAGCGACACCAGGGCCCGCTCGACGAGGTGGGCGTCGAGGTCGGTGACCATGCCGACGGTGTGCGGCAGGTCCACGCAGTCCTTGAACGCGGAGCCGCCCTTGTAGTCGACGAGGACGAACGTCATCGCGTCCGGACGGTTGGCCACCGCGAGCGAGGCGACCAGCGTCTGGAGGAGTTCGGACTTGCCGGAGCCGGTGGTGCCGGCGACCAGCCCGTGCGGGCCGTCGCGGCGCAGGTCCAGGTAGAACGGGCCGTCCAGGGAGACGCCGACGGCCGCCCGGGTCGAGCGCCCCCCGGCCTGCCAGCGCGCCCGGATACCGGCGGCCTGCGGCGGGTCGAGGGCGAGCACGTCCAGCAGCCGCGCGGAGCCGGGAAGCACCGCGGCCTCCTCGTCGCCGCCGCCCGAATCGCGCATCGGGCCCATCGCCCGGGCCAGCGAACGGCACCAGTCCAGGGACACCGCGTCGGGCCGGATGCCCCCGACGGTGCCCCTCCCGGAGCGTCCCACCCGCACCGTTCCGCCGGGCTCCTCGACGACGACGGCGTGGCACTCCTCGGGCAGCAGCCGCTCCTCGGAGTCCAGGCACACCGCGCGGATGCCGACGGCCGGCCCGTCGCGCAGGATCTGCGCCACGCCGGGCAGCGAACGCAGCCTGCGGGCCCCGTCGAGGACGACCAGCACATCGGGGCCGGGGGCCCGGTCGCGCCGGTCCGCCCGTCCGGCGCGCTCGACGATCAGCGCGGTCAGTTCGGCCACCCGCCGGGCGCAGGTCTCCGTGCCGTAGCCGATGCTGGCCGGCGTGTCGCCGGACCTCTTGCGCACATGCGGCAGCCAGCGCAGCCAGGACCAGCCGTCCCGGCCCGGGCCGCCGGTCGTCAGCAGGTGGATCTGCAGGTCGCGGGGGCTGTGCAGGACGGCGGCCTGGGCGACCGCCCAGCGCGCCACGGCGCGCGCGGCCGGGCCCTCGCCGGCGATGCCCAGCACGTCGTGCTCGCGCAGCGGCACGGTCACCGGGACGTCGTAAGCGGTCCACGGGTCCTGGCGGCGGTGCTCGTCCTTCGTCGGGTCGTGGAGGACCACGTCGGAGGGCAGGTCGGCGGTGCCGATGCGCAGTTCCAGGAAGTCGGCGTCCGAGGTGCGGCGCTCCCACAGGCGGCGCCGGGGGCCGACGGCGGTCAGGACGACCTCGGCCGGGTCCGGAAAGCCGCGGCGCCGGGCGGTGCGTTCGGCCGCCAGGGCCTGCTCCGCGTCGCCCTCGATGCGCGCCTTCTTCTCCTCGTACTCGGCGACACTGCTGGAGTGGGACTGGCGTCCGCTGCGCCGGCTCATCAGGAAGTTGCCGACGACCACGACCGGGGAGAGCAGCCCGAACAGCAGCATCGACATGCGGCCGAACACCAGCGCACCGGCCACCGCCATCACCACCGGCGCGGCCGCGGTGATCCACGGGAGCGGCCGGGCGGCCGGCGCCGCGGGCGGGGTGGGCAGGGTGAACCGGGTCGCGGTCCCGGCCGGCCGCAGCCGCGGCGGCCGGTTGTAGTCCCAGCCGGTGCCGTCCTCCGACGGCTGCACGGCCGCGTCCGGCTTCTGCGGGAGGGCGAGTTCGAGCAGGCAGTCGCCGACGAGGAGCTGCGCGCCGGCCGGCCAGGCGGTCGCCTCGGCGAGGTCCACGCGGTCCAGCTGGAGGGTGCCGTCGGCCGGCGCGGACGCGTCGGGCGCGATGCGGCAGCGGCCTCCGGGGCCCACCGCCAGCACGGCGAACGGGCGGTCCGGTACGGCGCGCAGCACCTGGGCGGTCCCGCCGTGGGCCAGCCCGATCCGGTACTCGCCCATGTCGAGCCGGTGCACGGCGCCCGCGCCGGCCCCGCCGACGGCACGGACCTCCACCAGCCCGTCCGGTTCGGCCGACGCGGTGCCGGCCGGGCGGCCCAAGCCCACGATGGCGGCGTGGTGGAGCGGCGCGTCCCGCAGCCGCATGTCGGCCGGCAGCAGCCGGTCGCCGGCGTAAAGGCCGAGGCCCTCCGGGGGCCGGTGAACGCCTCCCGCCCCGGCCAGCGCCTCCGCGACGGCGCTCACGGGCGTGTCGGGGTCGGCGTCGAGGTGGACGTCGAACGCGTCACCGCCCCCCTCGACCACGGTCAACATCAACGACACGAAAACGTCCTCCAGCCGGCGTGAATGGGGGGCCTCGGCAGCCGCGTTCGGCGGCTCCCGTGCCACTGACGGGACCTACGGACCGCGTCCGCGGATGGTTCACCGGTGCGGCGGTGAACCATTCCCGGACGGGCCCCGTAGTGGCCATCGGGTGCACGGCGTCACGACGGTGCCGCCCCCGCTTCCGCCCGTCCCGGCCCCGCCGCCGGGGCGTCCCGACAAGGAGTCAGAAGATGATCTGGTACGTCCTGGCCGTGGTGCTGGGGCTGGCGCTGATCGGGGCGGTGACCGCGCTGATCGTCACCGAGTGGCGGTCCCGCCCGCCGAAGCCCGTCGCCGCCTCGGCCGCCGTCATGGGGCGGGAGGCGCTGGACGTGGTCAACGCGGGTCTGCGCCGGCTGACGGGCGAGTGCCTGCGCTCCGGCCGGTCGCTGCCCGACCTGTACGCCGTCGTCTACTCCGAGGAGCGGCTCGGACTGCTGCTGGCCGGCGCGGAGCAGAAGGCCCCCGCGCCCTGGACCGTCGAGGCCGACGGCGAGCGCTGGACGATCTCGCCCGACGACCTGCACCGCCCCGGCCCGGAGGGCGAACCGGCCCTGCCGTACGCGCTGACGGTGACGGTAGGCCTGGACGGCCCCGACCGGGTGCTGGTCGACCTCTCCCGGGCGGCGGGGCCCGTCTCGGTGGCGGGTCCGGACGAGGAGGTGCGCAGCCTGGTGCGGGCCGTCGTCGCCGAGGCGCTCTCCAGCCCGGTGGGAGCGCTCGCCGAGGTCACCCTGGTGGGATCGCTGGCCGCTGGCGGGCTCCTCTCCGGCGACGAGGCGCGGACCTCGCGGCTGCACACCGCGGCCAGCCTGGAGGAGGCGTTCGCCAAGGTGGCTGCGGCGAGCACGGGGGCGCCGGCGCCCGGATCGCCCGACGTCACCCAGATCTTCCGGCTGATCGAGGGCAGCAGCCGGATCGCCGTCCAGGGCGAGGCGCCGCACCTGTTCGTCGTGGACGCCTCACAGCTCCCCGGGCGGGAGGGGGCGCTGGACGGCCTGCGGCGCGGGGACGCGCTGCTGGTGGTCGGCGAGGCGCCCACGGGGTGGCGCTGGCGTACCGGTGCGGGGGGATCGCTGGACACCGGGCCGCTCGGTCTGGAGATCACCCGGCACGCGGGGCGTTTCGGGTGAGCGTCATCCGGCCTCGCGGTCCAGGCCGCCCCCGTACAGCCCGCGGCTGTGCAGCGCCTCGCGCAGGGCGCGGGCGGCGTAGTACGTCCGCGACTTGACCGTGCCCGGCGGGACGCCGAGGACCTTGGCCGTCTGGTTGACGCTGCGGCCCAGGTAGTGCACGTGCAGCAGGACCTCGCGCTGCGCCGGCCGCAGGTCCCGCAACGCGTCGGTGAGCACCTGGGAGGTGAGGATGTGGTCCACCCCGTCGGACACCGGCAGGTGGGCGAGTTCGGGGTCACCGGTCTCCGGTGGTCTGGCCTGGCGGGCCCGGTGGCCGTCGATGACGAGATTGCGCAGCACGGTGAACAGCCAGGGCCGCACCGAATCCGCGGTCGGGTCGAGTTCCCCGGCGTGCCGCCAGGCGCGTATCGCGACTTCCTGGAGGACGTCCTCGGCGCGGTGCCAGTCGCCCTCCAGCCGCCGTGCGGCGAACTGCAGTAACGCGCTGCCGTGGAAGTGGTAGAGCGCTCTCAGGAACTCGTCGGGGCGGGGTTCCGTGGCGCGCGGGCCGGATATCCGGTCTTGGGTCGAAGCGCTGGCCGACAAGGGCCTTTCCTCTCCGGTCGTCGGTGGGGAAGACGGGTTCGGCCGGCCGCGGGAGAACCGGCGGGCGCCGCCGCGAGCCGTCGTGCGCCCGTGCGGCGCCCGCCGGCCGGCGGCAGCGGTGAACTCGCCCCGGTAACCCGTCAGCCCGGTTCGCGAGAGGAAAGTGAACCCACTTCACGGGACGTCAGTTCCCGGTCGTAGACGTGCACATCGGCGATGTCACCGTTCCAGTGGTCGGCGGCCCTCCCGTCGAACTTGGCGCGTCCGATCACCACGCTGCCAGTGGGTTTCACGTCGCTTGCGGCCACCCTGGTCCCCGCGAGCCGACCGTCCACGTAGATCCGCATCGTGTGGTCCTTCTGGCTGTACGTGCCGGTCAGGTGGTACCAGCGCCCGGGCTGCGGCTGCTCGGGCGTCTGCGCGACGGTACGGGCGCCGGTGAAACTGAAGGCGAAGTTCCCGTCCGGGCCGGCGTACTGGAGGAAGAACGAGCTGCTCGGGTCGCCGTCCTCGGACAGGGCGGTGTGGAAGCCGTTCCGGTCCTCGGAGGCGAGGCGCACCCGCGCGGCGACCGAGTAGTCCTTGCCCGTGGTGTCCAGCACGGTGCCGGTGTCCACGAATCCGCTGGTGCCGTCCAGCCGCAGGGCGCCGCCCTGGGGGCCGTCGGTCCACTCCGTGCCGCCGCTGATCACGCCGTCGTGCGCGCCGGCCTTCGCGGTGCCGGAGCGGTGCAGGGGCCACCAGCCGAGGCCCTGCAGCGACTCGGTGCCGCCACCCGGGCGCGAAGCGGCCGGGTCCGCCCCGGCCTGCTCCTTCCCGGAGTTCTGGCCGCGCACCAGTTGGACGGTGACGAAGGCCAGCGCGACGGTCAATACGGCGATCGTGGTGATGAGCCACCATCTGCGCGTCATGAATCTCCCCGGGACGTGCGGCGTAAATGTGTCACTGGTGGTCACGGGCCCGATCCGGAAGTGGTTCAGTGTGCATTCAAATTGTGGCAAGCACCCGGGCCGGCGGGACCGGGCGCCCCCGGGATGTGCTCCCGTGCGCCCGGAGATGCCGCGACGCCGCGTACGGGGCAGTGGAACAAGGGCAGTTGTGGGCTCGTGTCCGTGCCCGTGTCCGCCCCGAGACGGTCAGCCGATGGGGTTGACGAAGGTGCCCGGGTGGGTGGCGCTGCGCTGGTCGACGAGCGTGCCCCAGGGCCACTTGATGGTGAGCGCCTTGGTCTCGTTGGGCGGGGTGATGTCGGCCCAGGCGGGCTGGTAGAAGCCGGTGTCTTCCTTGGTCATGAGGACATTGATGGTGAAGTCGGTGCTGTCGCCGGGCCCCAGGGTGATCGAGCCGTGCTTGGCCGAGGAGCGGACCAGCGACCAGCGCTCGCCGCCGTTCTCGGACTTGAGGTCCACGCCCGCGAAACCGCCGATCTTGCAGGTGCGGCTGCCCTTGTTGGTCAGCACGACGCTGGTGGTCGTCCCCCCGCTCGCGTCCGGGTCCGGGGCCGCGTCGCCGCCCGTGGCGAACGCCGCCGTCAGGCCGGAGGTGTGGCAGCGCTCGACACCCCCACTCGCCCCGCCACTGCCGCCGGTGGCGTGCGCGCCGCCGGACTGCTTGCCCGCGCTGCCCGCGTTGGTGCCGGGCTTGGCACCGGGCTTGGCACCGGAGTCCGCCTTGTTGTCGGAACCCTGCGCCCCGCCGGAGGACCCCGCGCCGTTGGACCCGGAGGAGCCCGCGCCGCCGGCCTCGGCGGCCGCGGCGGTGTCCTTCTGGCCGCCTGCCGGCTTGGCGGCCGCGGCGTCCGAGCCGGAGCAGGCGGTCAGCGAAAGCGCCGCGGCCGCGGTCAGGGCCGCGGCGGCCACGCGCAGCGTGCGGCGACGGGCGGTGCGGACAGTGGTGTTGGCGCTCATTTCGGGTCCCCCCAGGGTGATCGGTGTCGCTGTCTCCTCGGTACGTCACCCACTCTGGCCGGGGCCGCTATCGCCAGGCTGCCGTGCCGCTAACGTCCGGCAAACGCAGGCGGGTCAGCGCCGGACGGGGCCGCCGGCACCCCGCGATCCGGGCGGCCCGGGTCCGGAAAACGAAGCAGGCCCAGGTCGCTGACCTGGGCCTCAACTCCGAACGGGCCGCCGCGGATGCGGTACCGGCCGCTCGCTGCGACCGCGCCCGCGGACTGCTGCCGGGAGCGGGCGGGTGGCCCGCAGCCCCGGGGTTCAGACGGTGCCCGTCACGGGCGGGCAGGTGCGGTGACGGACCCAGGCGGCACCGGCCGCGACGGCGCCGGTCATTACGGCCGGCGCGAGGGGGGCGGTGAAGAGGAGTTGGTAGTAACCCACCACGTAGGCACCGAAGATGCCGATCGCGACACCGAGCCCGGCCGCCGCCACGAGAAGGACCGGGAGGGCCTTGGTCAGGGCCCGCACGGTCGCTTCGCGCGCGGGGGCACCGTGGTGCCGGAGCGTTCCGTGCACGGCCCGCCGGATCAAGAAGAACGCGGCGAGCGCGCACACCGGGAGCCCCACCCACATCAGGGGGACACCGGGGTTGGGGAACGTGCGCACCTCCGACAGCACATGCCCGCCGGGCGTGGTGGTCAGCGATGAGCCGCTGGGGTCGAGGAGGTGCGACCAGCACACGTACCAAAAGGCGAGCGCGGCGAGGGCGGGCAGGACGGCACCCTGGGCCGCCGCGACGGCGGTCTCCTTCAGATACCGGTGCGCCGGCAGCAGACCGCGTTCGTCCGCCCAGGAGGTGGCCAGCGCCTCGACGTCCCCGCCGATGTAGTCGGCGACCGACCTGCCGTCCGAGGCGGCGGCAGTCAGGTCGGCGGCCAGTTCCTCGGCCATCTCATCGGCCGTGTCCTGTTCGACGCTGAGGCGGCGCCACGTCTCGGTGGCCCGGTGTATCGCGTCGTCGACCGTCAGGGTCATGATTCCTCCCGCGCGGGTTGGCCAATGACGGAGCCGATGCTCGTGGCGAACTCGCCCCAGTCGCGGCTCCACGCCCGGAGCATCCGCAAACCCGCTGCGCTGGGCGTGTAGTAGGTGCGGGCGGGCCCCCCGTCCCCGCTGCGGCGTTCGATCTCGACCAGCTCGCGCTTGCGCAGGCGCGCCAGCGCCGGGTAGATCGAGCCGTCCGCGACATCGAGCCCGGCCTTCGCGAGCCGGACGGTCATCTCGTAGCCGTAGACCGGGCCCTCCGCCATCAAGGCCAGCAGGCACATGTCCAGCACCCCTCGCAGCCACTGGGCACGGGGAGCGGACGTCTCTTCCATGACCAGTACCTTACACAGCATGAGTCATGCACTACAAGATAGTGCGGCGCAAGGTGGCGCTCCCTCCGGCAGCAGTTCCCGTACCGGGCGCGACGTCCGGGTCGGACGAGGCCCTCCACGGGCGACTGCCCCAGGGGATCGCGAACGGCTACTTCTCGGGACGCAGCCGGTCCAGCGTTCCGGTGGCCAGTGGATGCGTGGGGTCCACGGCGCCGACGATGCGGCGGCCGATCGTGGTCAGCTGGCGGACCTGCGCCTTGGTGAGTGCGTCGAAGACACAGCTGCGCACGGCCTCCACGTGTCCGGGGGCCGTGCCGACGACCTTCTCGTAGCCGTCGTCGGTGAGGGTGGCCACGGTGTAGCGGCCGTCGGTGGGGTCGGGGTCACGGCGCATCCAGCCGCGCTTCTCCAGCCGTCCGACGACTTGGGACAGCCGGGGGAGGGAGCCCTCAGCGAACGCGGCCAGCTCGCTCATCCGCAGGGTGCGCTCGGGGACCATGGAAAGCCCGGCCATCACCTGGTACTCGAAGTGACTCAGGCCGGCGTCACGTTGCAGCTGTGCGTCCAGCGCCGCGGGGAGTCGCATCAGCACGCTGCTGAGCGCGATCCATGCCTGATCTTCTTCATCGTCCAGCCAGCGGGGTTCCTGCGGGGTCTCCATGCTCGCGAGTATAACTTCACGCGTGAAGCGACCAGCACAACGAATGACTTGCACCTTGAAGCGAATAGACCCTACTCTTCACTTCAACATTTAAGTCATTGAAAGGTGTTGATCACGATGAACGTTCTGCTGTGGAGTCTCGCCGGCGTGCTCGCCGTGGCGTTCCTGGCGGCCGGGGCGATGAAGCTGTCCCAGTCGAAACAGAAGCTGGCGGCCTCGGGTATGGGCTGGACCGAGGGGGTGAGCGCGGGGACGGTGAAGCTGATCGGAGCCCTGGAGGTGCTGGCCGCGCTCGGCCTGGTTCTGCCGCCCGCGCTCGGCATCGCACCGGTGCTGGCGCCCTTGGCGGCCCTCGGCCTGGTGCTGGTCATGCTCGGCGCCGTGGTCGTGCACGCCCGTCGCGGCGAGGCGCAGATGATCGCCGTGAACCTGGTGCTGCTCGCGCTCGCGGCCGTCGTCGCGTGGGGCCGCTTCGGC
The sequence above is a segment of the Streptomyces lydicus genome. Coding sequences within it:
- a CDS encoding PadR family transcriptional regulator encodes the protein MEETSAPRAQWLRGVLDMCLLALMAEGPVYGYEMTVRLAKAGLDVADGSIYPALARLRKRELVEIERRSGDGGPARTYYTPSAAGLRMLRAWSRDWGEFATSIGSVIGQPAREES
- a CDS encoding DoxX family protein — its product is MNVLLWSLAGVLAVAFLAAGAMKLSQSKQKLAASGMGWTEGVSAGTVKLIGALEVLAALGLVLPPALGIAPVLAPLAALGLVLVMLGAVVVHARRGEAQMIAVNLVLLALAAVVAWGRFGPYSL
- a CDS encoding sigma-70 family RNA polymerase sigma factor, whose translation is MSASASTQDRISGPRATEPRPDEFLRALYHFHGSALLQFAARRLEGDWHRAEDVLQEVAIRAWRHAGELDPTADSVRPWLFTVLRNLVIDGHRARQARPPETGDPELAHLPVSDGVDHILTSQVLTDALRDLRPAQREVLLHVHYLGRSVNQTAKVLGVPPGTVKSRTYYAARALREALHSRGLYGGGLDREAG
- a CDS encoding FtsK/SpoIIIE domain-containing protein; translation: MLTVVEGGGDAFDVHLDADPDTPVSAVAEALAGAGGVHRPPEGLGLYAGDRLLPADMRLRDAPLHHAAIVGLGRPAGTASAEPDGLVEVRAVGGAGAGAVHRLDMGEYRIGLAHGGTAQVLRAVPDRPFAVLAVGPGGRCRIAPDASAPADGTLQLDRVDLAEATAWPAGAQLLVGDCLLELALPQKPDAAVQPSEDGTGWDYNRPPRLRPAGTATRFTLPTPPAAPAARPLPWITAAAPVVMAVAGALVFGRMSMLLFGLLSPVVVVGNFLMSRRSGRQSHSSSVAEYEEKKARIEGDAEQALAAERTARRRGFPDPAEVVLTAVGPRRRLWERRTSDADFLELRIGTADLPSDVVLHDPTKDEHRRQDPWTAYDVPVTVPLREHDVLGIAGEGPAARAVARWAVAQAAVLHSPRDLQIHLLTTGGPGRDGWSWLRWLPHVRKRSGDTPASIGYGTETCARRVAELTALIVERAGRADRRDRAPGPDVLVVLDGARRLRSLPGVAQILRDGPAVGIRAVCLDSEERLLPEECHAVVVEEPGGTVRVGRSGRGTVGGIRPDAVSLDWCRSLARAMGPMRDSGGGDEEAAVLPGSARLLDVLALDPPQAAGIRARWQAGGRSTRAAVGVSLDGPFYLDLRRDGPHGLVAGTTGSGKSELLQTLVASLAVANRPDAMTFVLVDYKGGSAFKDCVDLPHTVGMVTDLDAHLVERALVSLTAELTRREHILAAAGAKDIEDYVDLLERNPAGREPMPRLLIVIDEFASMVRDLPDFVKGLVNIAQRGRSLGIHLILATQRPSGVVSSEIRANTNLRIALRVTDAGESTDVLNSPEAAGISQGTPGRAYVRLGQNSLVPFQSGRVGGRRPGAAATSLPAPWAVALGWERLGEPLPARPRAAAAPAEVETDLTGLVTAIREADREMGIPAQHSPWLPPLPEVLVTGELPPPPPSDYDLPPVAYGVVDLPAQQARLPLVIDPATLGHLHIIGSPRQGRSQTLRTIAGTLAFAHGPDRLHMYGIDCGNGALLPIEGLPHCGAITQRTQPDRVARLLARLTEELTRRQEMLAARGSADLPELRRALPEDERPPHIVLFIDRWEVFDKQLGEYDAGNLLNSVLTLLRDGASVGIHLVMTGDRALFSSRVNGSTEDKLVLKLNEKSEYGMIGITQRNVPDEIPPGRAFRAADKAEVQIALLTDNPEGQAQAVALQQIAEYCRDRAAHLPAATRPFRVDILPDRLTWEEAARLVPRPLPSAHWALTGVGGDELTAFGPDFSVTPTFLVAGPARSGRSTVLATLALSLLSVGTPVVVGAPARSPLRRLAGRPGVLAVFDEADIDPTALEQALASAPQGAVVILDDADLLLKSKAESVLTPIAKSGAETGRGLVIAGQTDRLSSGFSGWHTEARRNRCGLLLKPQNMSDGELIGVKVPRSRLGATRPGRAILHLGDGVLRTVQVPETVLPAAGS
- a CDS encoding LamG domain-containing protein, whose product is MTRRWWLITTIAVLTVALAFVTVQLVRGQNSGKEQAGADPAASRPGGGTESLQGLGWWPLHRSGTAKAGAHDGVISGGTEWTDGPQGGALRLDGTSGFVDTGTVLDTTGKDYSVAARVRLASEDRNGFHTALSEDGDPSSSFFLQYAGPDGNFAFSFTGARTVAQTPEQPQPGRWYHLTGTYSQKDHTMRIYVDGRLAGTRVAASDVKPTGSVVIGRAKFDGRAADHWNGDIADVHVYDRELTSREVGSLSSREPG
- a CDS encoding DUF4232 domain-containing protein; translated protein: MSANTTVRTARRRTLRVAAAALTAAAALSLTACSGSDAAAAKPAGGQKDTAAAAEAGGAGSSGSNGAGSSGGAQGSDNKADSGAKPGAKPGTNAGSAGKQSGGAHATGGSGGASGGVERCHTSGLTAAFATGGDAAPDPDASGGTTTSVVLTNKGSRTCKIGGFAGVDLKSENGGERWSLVRSSAKHGSITLGPGDSTDFTINVLMTKEDTGFYQPAWADITPPNETKALTIKWPWGTLVDQRSATHPGTFVNPIG
- a CDS encoding MarR family winged helix-turn-helix transcriptional regulator; its protein translation is METPQEPRWLDDEEDQAWIALSSVLMRLPAALDAQLQRDAGLSHFEYQVMAGLSMVPERTLRMSELAAFAEGSLPRLSQVVGRLEKRGWMRRDPDPTDGRYTVATLTDDGYEKVVGTAPGHVEAVRSCVFDALTKAQVRQLTTIGRRIVGAVDPTHPLATGTLDRLRPEK